One stretch of Magnetococcus sp. PR-3 DNA includes these proteins:
- the hypF gene encoding carbamoyltransferase HypF, producing MSQARCLLITGRVQGVGFRPHVYRLAHALDLLGEVRNEGGLVRIHVQGALAQLDCFEQQVIEQAPPLSRPILDSVTVTAHLGIDCFKIVSSQASHAKAYLPPDQFCCDACLAEMLDPAERRYFYPFTNCTQCGPRYTIIKKLPYDRPHTAMAKFPLCPVCHKEYSNPLDRRFHAQPLACPHCGPQLTWQQKAHKTHGDSALQLAVNALKEGLVIAVKGIGGYHLLCDARNEQAVQTLRKRKKRPHKPLAVMFPQRGYNGLAEVSAATQATQQHDAALLDPIRPIVLISLKSKHGLAPSVAPGLDELGVMLPYSPLHHLLLHQLGTPVVATSGNISGEPVLTEVDDAAERLAPLVDGFLHHNRPILRPADDGLVRIIADKPRMLRPGRGMAPVELKLPVALEQPALAVGGQMKNAIALGWGDRAVLSPHIGEMESPRSAEVFLQVCQDLPAIHDVEVAQVVHDAHPGYTPTRLAKGWGKSTTPVGHHHAHASSLAGEHGVGGRDHLLMFTWDGTGLGEGSPATLWGGEAFLGGPGHWQRQGSMRPFKLPGGDRVGREPWRAAASLCWALGHAYPQAPQEAELLHKAWQKDINAPLSTAVGRLFDAAAALVGLVQKASFEGQGPFMLEALCGGEEGEVIALPHSFDDHGIWRCDWAPLVAALLDNNRPVKARAQLFHSSMAAALVTQAMAIQKRHRIEAVGLSGGVFQNRHLTEQVVTRLQQQGMPILLHTQLPMNDGGLAYGQLVELAAIQAQD from the coding sequence ATGAGCCAAGCTCGATGTCTGCTCATTACCGGCCGCGTGCAGGGGGTTGGGTTTCGACCCCATGTCTATCGCTTAGCACATGCGTTAGACTTGCTTGGAGAGGTACGGAATGAAGGGGGACTGGTCCGAATTCATGTCCAAGGGGCCCTGGCCCAATTGGATTGCTTTGAACAGCAAGTCATTGAGCAGGCTCCGCCACTGTCCCGCCCAATCTTGGATTCCGTGACGGTAACAGCTCATTTAGGGATAGACTGTTTTAAGATTGTCTCGAGTCAAGCCAGCCATGCCAAAGCCTATCTTCCCCCAGATCAATTCTGTTGTGATGCCTGTTTGGCGGAGATGCTCGACCCAGCAGAACGCCGATATTTTTATCCTTTTACCAACTGTACGCAGTGTGGCCCACGCTATACCATTATTAAAAAACTGCCTTATGATCGCCCCCATACTGCCATGGCTAAGTTTCCACTTTGCCCAGTTTGTCATAAAGAATACAGCAACCCACTGGACCGTCGTTTTCATGCGCAACCCTTAGCATGCCCGCACTGCGGTCCACAGCTTACCTGGCAACAAAAAGCGCATAAAACTCATGGCGACTCAGCCCTACAGCTTGCTGTGAATGCCTTGAAAGAGGGCTTAGTGATCGCTGTTAAGGGGATCGGTGGCTATCACCTTCTGTGTGATGCCCGCAATGAACAGGCTGTTCAAACACTAAGAAAGCGTAAAAAACGCCCACATAAACCCTTGGCGGTCATGTTTCCCCAGCGTGGGTATAATGGCTTGGCAGAGGTATCTGCAGCTACACAGGCAACCCAACAACATGATGCTGCCCTGCTGGACCCGATTCGACCCATCGTCTTAATCTCCTTAAAGTCAAAGCACGGCCTTGCCCCCTCTGTGGCACCAGGGTTGGATGAGTTGGGCGTCATGCTACCCTACAGCCCACTTCACCATCTGCTTCTACATCAGCTGGGTACCCCCGTTGTTGCAACCAGCGGAAATATCAGTGGCGAGCCTGTGTTGACCGAAGTGGATGATGCTGCTGAACGGCTGGCTCCTTTGGTTGATGGTTTTCTACATCATAACCGCCCTATACTTCGCCCTGCAGATGATGGCTTGGTGCGTATTATTGCGGATAAACCCCGAATGTTGCGTCCAGGCCGTGGCATGGCGCCTGTTGAGCTCAAATTGCCTGTGGCCCTTGAACAACCAGCTCTGGCGGTTGGTGGGCAGATGAAAAATGCCATTGCCTTAGGGTGGGGAGATCGCGCTGTGCTCTCCCCACATATCGGTGAGATGGAATCCCCCCGTAGTGCAGAGGTTTTTCTGCAAGTGTGTCAGGATTTACCAGCCATCCATGATGTAGAAGTTGCTCAGGTGGTGCACGATGCCCACCCAGGATATACCCCCACGCGTCTGGCTAAGGGGTGGGGAAAATCAACCACGCCTGTTGGCCACCATCATGCCCATGCATCCTCACTGGCTGGGGAGCATGGTGTTGGAGGCAGAGATCACCTGTTGATGTTCACCTGGGACGGAACAGGACTTGGCGAGGGGTCCCCGGCTACCCTATGGGGTGGGGAGGCTTTTCTTGGTGGCCCCGGCCATTGGCAGCGACAAGGCTCGATGCGACCCTTTAAGCTACCAGGGGGGGACCGTGTGGGTCGTGAACCCTGGCGTGCAGCTGCTTCTCTATGCTGGGCCTTGGGGCATGCATATCCCCAGGCGCCTCAAGAAGCAGAATTACTGCATAAAGCTTGGCAAAAAGATATTAACGCCCCCTTAAGCACCGCTGTGGGGCGTCTGTTTGATGCCGCAGCTGCCCTGGTTGGTTTGGTACAAAAAGCCAGCTTTGAAGGGCAGGGGCCGTTTATGCTTGAAGCCCTTTGTGGTGGTGAAGAGGGAGAAGTGATCGCACTTCCCCATTCATTTGATGACCATGGTATATGGCGATGTGACTGGGCACCTCTGGTGGCGGCTCTGTTAGATAACAACCGCCCAGTCAAAGCACGGGCACAACTGTTCCATAGCTCAATGGCTGCAGCCCTGGTGACCCAGGCCATGGCCATACAAAAACGCCACCGTATTGAAGCGGTGGGACTGAGTGGTGGCGTCTTTCAAAATCGTCATTTGACAGAGCAGGTGGTTACGCGGCTACAGCAACAGGGTATGCCTATTTTGCTGCATACCCAACTACCGATGAATGATGGTGGGCTTGCCTACGGTCAGTTGGTGGAGCTCGCAGCCATTCAAGCACAGGATTAA
- a CDS encoding diguanylate cyclase, whose amino-acid sequence MHAGPLHVLIVENSSVYGKMVEKIMLGIGFLPHMCHSAAEAIILMESQQFQLICVDMHLPDSTGIELCRKVRQRPESRMVPVIMLTTEDKREVWEEAFDAGITEIFTKSGFEILEREFQAFFDGSLLTPMTGRVLVVEDSETSAQLILEHLRRLSIDADHYTRAEEALSAFRAGNYDAVITDILLEGTMSGLGLVRAIRRCPKDQARIPVLAISGIDDLARRIEVLRQGANDFITKPIVGEELAVRLANLITAKRLYDKAKAQQRALYDQAVKDALTTLYNRHYVMEFVPKFILGALRHESDLSVMVVDLDHFKTINDTLGHDAGDAVLKEIGKTLKSMTRGEDFAARIGGEEFLVVLIHCPPHQARLKAQTILEQVRRMRFDDLSSELSITASIGVTCLSHDGEDSFEKLFKRADTSVYAAKNKGRDQVVCGFPQDRDPEHLT is encoded by the coding sequence ATGCATGCTGGACCCTTACATGTTCTGATTGTTGAAAATTCATCCGTCTATGGAAAAATGGTTGAAAAAATCATGCTCGGCATCGGTTTTTTACCCCATATGTGTCATAGCGCTGCAGAAGCCATCATTTTGATGGAGAGCCAGCAATTTCAACTGATATGTGTCGATATGCATCTGCCTGATAGCACAGGTATCGAGTTGTGCCGTAAGGTGCGGCAACGGCCGGAAAGTCGCATGGTTCCCGTCATTATGCTTACCACAGAAGACAAACGGGAAGTCTGGGAAGAGGCTTTCGACGCAGGGATCACCGAAATATTCACCAAAAGTGGGTTTGAAATACTTGAACGGGAGTTCCAAGCTTTTTTTGATGGCAGCCTTCTCACCCCCATGACAGGTCGTGTTTTGGTTGTTGAAGATAGTGAAACCAGCGCACAATTGATTTTGGAACATCTACGCCGCCTCTCCATTGATGCGGATCATTATACCCGCGCTGAAGAAGCATTAAGTGCCTTTAGAGCTGGTAATTACGATGCTGTTATCACCGATATTTTGCTGGAAGGGACCATGTCAGGCTTGGGTTTGGTTCGTGCTATTCGACGCTGTCCAAAAGATCAAGCACGAATACCAGTTCTGGCTATTTCTGGTATTGATGATCTCGCCCGGCGTATTGAAGTGTTGCGGCAAGGAGCCAATGATTTTATCACCAAACCGATTGTTGGTGAGGAGTTGGCCGTTCGGCTGGCTAATCTGATTACCGCAAAACGGCTATACGATAAAGCCAAAGCCCAGCAGAGGGCGCTCTATGACCAAGCTGTAAAAGATGCACTGACCACGCTGTATAACCGGCATTATGTGATGGAGTTTGTGCCCAAGTTTATTCTAGGGGCTTTACGTCATGAGTCAGATTTAAGTGTCATGGTCGTGGATCTTGACCACTTTAAAACAATCAATGACACCTTGGGCCATGATGCCGGCGATGCCGTTTTAAAAGAAATTGGTAAAACCTTAAAAAGCATGACACGTGGAGAGGACTTTGCCGCTCGCATTGGGGGGGAGGAGTTTTTAGTGGTTTTGATCCACTGCCCACCTCATCAGGCGCGCTTAAAAGCTCAAACCATATTGGAACAGGTTAGGCGTATGCGCTTTGATGACCTTTCAAGCGAGCTATCCATCACGGCAAGTATCGGTGTGACATGTCTCTCTCATGATGGTGAGGACAGTTTTGAAAAGCTATTTAAGAGAGCGGATACATCGGTCTATGCGGCAAAAAATAAGGGGCGAGATCAGGTCGTCTGTGGGTTTCCCCAAGATCGTGATCCTGAGCATTTGACATAA
- the cheB gene encoding chemotaxis-specific protein-glutamate methyltransferase CheB, producing the protein MNQPLRILIVEDSAVVSMLLKAILNNEPDMEVVGVAADGQQGVEMVSHLKPDLITMDIRMPVMDGFEATREIMSTQPTPIVVISSSVDDEELKITFRAIEAGALSVLEKPHGPGHPKFEDNRIEIVEMVRAMAEVKVVRHLRHRPQSAANQGQESQTTPSSCTPHYRVPSQPYEVMAVGASTGGPQALHALLKSLPADFPLPICVVQHISPGFIGGLIQWLNTDSALKVKLAEEGEALRSGHVYFARDGMHLEVHRALDGGLQVGFSLQPESLHRPAVDQLFKSVAKECGALSIGVILTGMGDDGAKGLKVMHERLAMTVAQDEASCVVAGMPRSAVQQGAVKEILELHKMGSRLVEVTQPMRLAQKSVVFT; encoded by the coding sequence ATGAACCAACCCTTGCGTATTCTCATCGTGGAAGACTCTGCTGTGGTCTCCATGCTCCTCAAGGCAATTTTAAATAATGAACCGGATATGGAGGTCGTCGGCGTTGCCGCTGATGGTCAGCAAGGTGTAGAGATGGTTAGCCATTTAAAACCTGACCTGATCACCATGGATATTCGTATGCCGGTGATGGATGGCTTTGAAGCTACCCGCGAAATTATGTCCACACAACCCACCCCTATTGTGGTAATTAGCTCCAGTGTGGATGATGAAGAGCTCAAGATCACCTTTCGGGCTATTGAAGCAGGTGCGCTCTCTGTTCTAGAAAAACCCCATGGTCCTGGGCATCCAAAGTTTGAAGATAACCGCATAGAAATTGTTGAGATGGTTCGGGCCATGGCAGAAGTTAAGGTGGTTCGCCATCTACGCCACCGCCCCCAAAGTGCTGCTAATCAGGGGCAAGAAAGCCAAACAACACCCTCAAGTTGCACACCTCACTATCGGGTTCCCAGCCAACCTTATGAAGTCATGGCTGTCGGGGCTTCCACAGGAGGACCCCAGGCACTACATGCACTCTTAAAATCCCTTCCTGCAGACTTTCCTCTACCTATCTGTGTGGTTCAACACATCTCCCCAGGTTTTATTGGTGGATTAATTCAGTGGCTAAATACAGATAGCGCCTTAAAGGTCAAACTGGCTGAAGAGGGGGAAGCTCTACGTTCGGGTCATGTCTACTTTGCGCGAGATGGCATGCATCTTGAGGTACATCGGGCTCTGGATGGGGGTCTACAGGTTGGTTTTTCTTTGCAACCGGAGAGCTTACATCGACCGGCTGTTGATCAACTGTTTAAGAGTGTGGCCAAGGAGTGTGGGGCACTCTCTATTGGCGTTATCCTCACAGGTATGGGGGATGATGGCGCGAAGGGTTTAAAAGTAATGCATGAGCGGTTAGCGATGACGGTTGCACAGGATGAAGCTTCGTGTGTGGTGGCCGGTATGCCAAGAAGTGCTGTACAGCAAGGGGCCGTTAAAGAGATTTTAGAACTTCATAAGATGGGGAGTCGCTTGGTGGAGGTCACACAGCCCATGCGGTTGGCACAAAAAAGTGTGGTATTCACATGA
- a CDS encoding hybrid sensor histidine kinase/response regulator, translating to MELDADFLNELLATFRAELEDQTAIMGDGLLALEKGLDADLRRETIHLIFRAAHNVKGAARGVEIKPLSDLSHRLESLFSTLQKNDAIPDQALITLALDAVDQMRQLGGQLGPGEPAPQDIAPLLDQLQAAAEHDFTATTTPLAEEPSTVEPSSPEPPSAPPSVETKSEHAQEAAKVEELQPEPPLEAQAEEPKETVEQAKPATDTTAKVIPPSEVIRVAASKINEAIGLAEEIQISKVQMEGLQAGVRGLEGTALNLIHQISCLSSFDDDGETLPDKELWQNFVQNAPSLISELKTQMRSMRFGVNERAKRMGLLSNNLQANLRMMRLVPLSTMTRPMARTSRDLCLELEKSADFKVIGDDIELDRAVLDQLKDPLTHLLRNAVDHAIEKPQERLSAGKPEQGTIELEVLAEGGTIQLVLKDDGRGLDLDRIKAKAIRERLITAEDAHNMDAEAVTELIFMPGFSSRDQVTSVSGRGVGLDVVRANLRHINGQVKVKTQLGEGTQFILTVPLTLSTERGLLVQLAGEVFALPISHVERIRSVPRDAVRTLEAGPAVVLDGRPMPLYSLSNLLGISGSNALSLNPMPVVILSKGWHQVAVAVDAVVGEQEIVVKPFQAPLCSVRHLKGGNLDRNGHIVVVLDSASLVDAALENRTGPLQLSDPTHYVEESEAKPPHILVVDDSITTRTLEKNILEAKGFQVTTAVNGQKGWDTLQEGSYDLVISDVEMPIMNGFEFARTIREDSRYDDLPVIIVSSLDSQENKRRGMEAGADAYIVKGSFETATLLQTVRELLDHDLS from the coding sequence ATGGAGTTGGATGCCGATTTTCTCAACGAACTGCTGGCCACTTTCCGTGCGGAGTTGGAAGACCAAACCGCCATTATGGGGGATGGTCTTCTTGCCCTTGAAAAGGGGTTAGATGCTGACTTACGACGGGAAACTATACACCTGATTTTTCGTGCAGCCCATAATGTTAAAGGGGCTGCTCGCGGGGTAGAGATCAAACCGTTATCTGATCTATCCCATCGGTTGGAATCCCTATTCAGTACTCTGCAGAAGAACGATGCTATTCCCGATCAAGCCTTGATTACGCTTGCCTTGGATGCTGTGGATCAAATGCGTCAACTTGGTGGGCAGTTAGGCCCTGGTGAGCCTGCTCCTCAAGATATCGCCCCGCTTTTAGATCAACTTCAGGCGGCGGCAGAGCATGACTTCACAGCCACAACAACGCCCCTGGCTGAGGAGCCTTCAACCGTAGAGCCGTCTTCTCCTGAGCCACCGTCAGCACCGCCTAGCGTTGAAACCAAGAGTGAGCATGCGCAAGAAGCGGCTAAGGTTGAAGAGCTACAACCAGAACCTCCGTTAGAAGCGCAAGCAGAAGAGCCCAAAGAGACTGTTGAGCAGGCTAAACCTGCAACCGACACTACGGCTAAGGTGATACCACCTAGTGAGGTTATACGGGTTGCAGCAAGTAAGATTAATGAAGCCATTGGCCTGGCAGAAGAGATTCAAATTAGTAAAGTTCAGATGGAAGGCTTACAGGCCGGTGTACGTGGGTTGGAAGGAACAGCACTAAATTTAATCCACCAAATCTCCTGTCTCTCAAGTTTTGATGATGATGGTGAAACGCTACCTGATAAGGAGTTGTGGCAGAACTTTGTGCAAAATGCCCCCTCTCTGATCAGTGAACTTAAAACGCAAATGCGTAGCATGCGTTTTGGGGTGAATGAGCGGGCAAAACGCATGGGGTTGTTGAGCAATAACTTGCAAGCCAACTTGCGTATGATGCGCCTGGTTCCTCTCTCTACGATGACCCGCCCTATGGCTCGTACAAGCAGGGATCTATGTCTTGAGCTAGAGAAAAGTGCCGACTTTAAAGTGATTGGGGATGATATTGAGCTCGACCGGGCCGTTCTTGATCAGCTTAAAGATCCTTTGACCCATCTGCTGCGTAATGCTGTGGACCACGCCATAGAAAAACCCCAAGAACGTCTCTCTGCCGGCAAACCAGAACAGGGAACCATTGAGCTGGAGGTGTTGGCAGAAGGGGGGACCATTCAATTGGTGCTTAAGGATGATGGCCGTGGCTTGGATTTGGACCGTATTAAAGCCAAAGCCATTCGTGAAAGGCTTATCACCGCAGAAGATGCCCATAATATGGATGCCGAGGCTGTCACGGAACTGATCTTTATGCCCGGCTTTTCAAGCCGTGATCAGGTGACATCCGTCTCAGGGCGAGGCGTTGGCTTAGATGTCGTCAGAGCCAACCTGCGCCATATTAATGGTCAAGTAAAAGTCAAAACTCAACTGGGAGAAGGAACCCAGTTTATCCTGACAGTGCCGTTAACACTCTCGACTGAACGCGGCTTGCTGGTTCAATTGGCAGGAGAGGTTTTTGCCCTTCCCATCTCTCATGTTGAGCGGATTCGTTCTGTGCCTAGAGATGCCGTGCGCACCCTGGAGGCTGGACCAGCAGTTGTCTTGGATGGTCGGCCTATGCCTTTGTATAGCCTTTCTAATTTACTTGGTATATCAGGCTCTAATGCACTCTCGTTAAATCCTATGCCTGTGGTTATCCTCTCTAAGGGGTGGCATCAGGTCGCAGTGGCGGTGGATGCTGTGGTGGGTGAGCAGGAAATTGTTGTCAAACCTTTTCAAGCCCCCCTGTGCTCGGTTCGCCACCTCAAAGGCGGCAACCTGGACCGCAATGGTCACATTGTTGTGGTGTTGGACTCTGCTTCTCTGGTTGATGCGGCCCTTGAAAACCGAACAGGTCCACTACAGTTGAGTGATCCAACGCACTATGTGGAAGAGAGTGAGGCAAAACCTCCCCATATTCTGGTTGTGGATGATTCCATCACCACACGCACATTAGAGAAGAACATTCTTGAAGCCAAAGGATTTCAAGTGACCACCGCTGTAAACGGTCAAAAAGGTTGGGATACCTTGCAAGAAGGTAGCTATGATCTCGTGATCAGTGATGTTGAGATGCCGATTATGAATGGTTTTGAATTTGCGCGGACCATCCGTGAAGATAGTCGTTATGACGATCTGCCCGTTATTATTGTTTCCTCTTTGGACTCACAAGAGAATAAACGACGTGGCATGGAAGCTGGGGCGGATGCCTATATTGTAAAAGGTAGCTTTGAAACGGCCACCTTACTACAAACTGTACGGGAGTTGCTGGATCATGATCTCTCATAA
- a CDS encoding methyl-accepting chemotaxis protein: MANMPDSLMHPASEPKLDLEHIEQMKRFVGFTDKDASILKKLRPLAKEHAVDIVDDFYSRISSFSQLEQVITRAGSSVERLKRTQVEYLIQLFDGEYGRDYFLRRWRIGQMHNQIGLEPGWYLGGYSLYRQLFSPIIMKALGKPKKIQKAIGALDKILTLDSELAIGSYIDAVMDSLRDVNVSKKEIEQKVNEYGNFIDLVADGDLTQHLAVEGDDDLAQLGNNLNVMTERLAEMSRSINGASSDMHKTLADVQKAVADQSSGAAQQAAAVNETTSTLVEIRTTSSQTLEKATELGKSAERTREVGDRGLDMVEENIAGMQSIRTRVEGIAASILALSKQTQQIGEITGVVAGLAQHSKMLALNASIEAAKAGDSGKGFAVVAAEVKDLAEQSEESTAQVQKILTEIQHATDRAVMATEEGVKDVDQGVVLMSRTGEVVRDLKDVIHQSVLSSQQIVAAVRQEAVGIDQVSTAMNEINSVTGQFVEATQKTSGASEDLNRLAVTLQDTVSRFRS; this comes from the coding sequence ATGGCTAATATGCCCGATTCCCTTATGCACCCAGCGTCCGAGCCCAAGCTGGACCTGGAACATATTGAGCAGATGAAACGCTTTGTGGGCTTTACCGACAAAGATGCCAGCATCTTGAAAAAACTGCGTCCTCTTGCAAAAGAACATGCGGTTGATATTGTTGATGATTTTTACTCGCGCATCAGTAGCTTCTCTCAGCTCGAGCAGGTCATTACCCGTGCGGGTTCATCGGTGGAGCGCTTAAAACGAACCCAGGTGGAGTATCTTATTCAGCTGTTTGACGGTGAATATGGCCGGGACTACTTTTTACGGCGTTGGCGTATTGGGCAAATGCACAACCAAATTGGTCTGGAACCAGGTTGGTACTTGGGGGGCTATAGCCTTTACCGTCAGCTATTTTCTCCCATCATTATGAAGGCCTTAGGAAAACCTAAGAAAATTCAAAAAGCCATTGGCGCATTAGATAAAATTCTTACTTTAGATAGTGAGTTGGCCATTGGTAGTTATATTGATGCCGTCATGGACAGCCTGAGAGATGTGAATGTCTCAAAGAAAGAGATTGAGCAAAAGGTTAACGAATACGGCAACTTTATTGATCTGGTTGCCGACGGTGATCTGACCCAGCACCTGGCTGTTGAGGGGGATGATGACTTGGCTCAGTTAGGTAATAACCTAAATGTGATGACCGAGCGTCTTGCTGAAATGTCTCGTTCGATTAACGGTGCCAGCAGTGATATGCATAAGACCTTGGCAGATGTTCAAAAAGCGGTGGCAGATCAATCCTCTGGCGCGGCTCAACAGGCAGCCGCTGTTAATGAAACCACCTCAACTTTGGTCGAGATCCGCACCACCTCCAGTCAAACGCTAGAAAAAGCCACAGAGCTGGGCAAATCGGCAGAGCGTACCCGTGAAGTGGGTGACCGTGGTTTGGATATGGTTGAAGAGAACATTGCGGGCATGCAATCGATCCGCACACGGGTAGAGGGGATTGCCGCTTCAATTTTAGCACTGTCTAAGCAGACACAGCAGATTGGTGAGATTACAGGCGTGGTCGCTGGGCTTGCTCAACACTCTAAAATGTTGGCCCTGAACGCTTCCATTGAAGCCGCTAAAGCGGGAGATAGCGGTAAAGGGTTTGCGGTTGTTGCTGCTGAAGTAAAAGATCTGGCTGAGCAGTCAGAGGAGTCGACGGCCCAGGTTCAAAAGATTCTGACCGAGATCCAACACGCCACAGATCGTGCTGTTATGGCGACCGAGGAGGGGGTTAAGGATGTTGACCAAGGTGTGGTACTGATGTCGCGTACCGGAGAGGTGGTTCGGGATCTTAAAGATGTTATTCATCAATCGGTCTTAAGCAGTCAGCAAATTGTGGCGGCTGTTCGGCAAGAGGCCGTGGGGATTGATCAGGTGTCCACTGCGATGAATGAGATTAACTCGGTGACCGGTCAATTTGTTGAAGCGACCCAAAAAACCTCTGGTGCCAGTGAAGATCTCAACCGTCTGGCGGTTACCTTGCAGGATACCGTATCCCGCTTCCGTAGTTGA
- a CDS encoding chemotaxis protein CheW: MSSEQDDKMHTYTGQAFARMPSDNDSAKVLEERARLLRSERHDGLAEQKVEECYLRISLGEDARYGIPFDALEEILYTKGVRSIPGVPNHIAGVINRRGEFVTVVDPAPLFGLEPQTQHADSRIIVVQHDQQRVAGLLVSRVESEVRYMRDELTAPFPTRNLSTDFIRGIHLGSVTLLAPRSLLASPEVQINHLNHSEDAIHG, from the coding sequence ATGTCCAGTGAACAGGACGATAAGATGCACACCTATACTGGACAGGCTTTTGCCCGAATGCCCAGTGACAACGACTCGGCCAAAGTGTTGGAAGAGCGTGCCCGTTTATTACGGAGTGAACGTCATGATGGCTTGGCAGAACAGAAAGTTGAAGAGTGCTACCTAAGGATCTCTTTAGGTGAGGATGCACGCTACGGCATCCCATTCGACGCCTTGGAGGAGATCCTTTATACCAAAGGGGTCCGTAGCATACCTGGTGTGCCTAACCATATTGCAGGTGTGATTAACCGTCGGGGTGAGTTCGTCACGGTGGTTGATCCAGCCCCTCTATTTGGGCTTGAACCACAAACCCAACATGCTGATAGCCGTATCATTGTGGTACAGCACGATCAACAGCGGGTTGCAGGCCTTCTTGTCAGCCGTGTCGAGAGTGAAGTTCGCTATATGCGCGATGAGCTGACAGCACCTTTTCCAACTAGAAATCTCTCCACAGATTTTATCCGTGGAATTCACTTAGGGTCCGTTACTTTGTTGGCGCCCCGATCACTGCTGGCCTCGCCAGAGGTGCAGATCAACCATTTGAACCATTCAGAGGATGCGATTCATGGCTAA
- a CDS encoding CheR family methyltransferase has protein sequence MQESLTTALAEDERALAQLVRSRLGITVRDHQILPFRRGIQQTLDRFGLSSYHDLTQLIAQASGHDPIMESLVAGVTVGESYFFRDPQQISFLEQRFLLPLLDERRQQNNPTLRIWSAGCSDGQELYTLLLVLDRLIPKHEAWQVHALGSDINKEALDRARQGRYSDWAMRGVSDHLKQTHFLPDGSHWQLQTQRFKASVKFHYLNLIEGGYPSVLQGTSQQDLILCRNVFIYFDNPTVDSIVERFARCLAPGGILVTGACDYVPNHIPGLVYRHEGDTFFFEKSKEDNLGMSEASNTYKPTPPVQTRPQTSDYKATPIRETASETLSAPNLDGLMSSLCTGDYDTVLKQTERLSPIQTQHHIPLLRRAQGLSALGQLDEAKAVLQALVDRDELNEEAHFLLGLVAMEQGNEKVAEEELRKVMLLSRNHLLSHYHMGFLKINQGRVEAGERLLNRALTLLKAEQDVHMVLDPIARLTIMELRDQLSQYLENDHVQ, from the coding sequence GTGCAAGAGTCTCTGACCACGGCATTGGCTGAGGATGAACGGGCCCTAGCACAGTTGGTGCGCAGCCGGCTGGGCATAACGGTGCGCGATCATCAGATCCTGCCTTTTAGACGAGGTATTCAGCAGACTTTAGATCGCTTTGGTCTAAGCAGTTACCATGACCTGACCCAACTCATTGCCCAAGCATCCGGGCATGATCCTATTATGGAATCTCTGGTTGCAGGCGTTACGGTGGGTGAAAGCTATTTCTTCCGTGATCCTCAGCAGATCTCATTTCTAGAACAAAGGTTTCTTCTGCCGCTACTGGATGAAAGACGCCAGCAAAATAACCCGACTTTGCGCATATGGAGTGCGGGATGCTCAGATGGCCAAGAGCTCTATACATTATTGTTGGTTTTAGACCGCTTAATACCCAAACATGAAGCATGGCAGGTACACGCTTTAGGCAGTGATATCAATAAAGAAGCGCTGGATAGAGCCCGCCAAGGACGTTATAGCGACTGGGCCATGCGTGGTGTTTCTGATCATCTTAAACAGACACATTTTCTACCGGATGGAAGCCATTGGCAGCTACAAACCCAACGGTTTAAAGCCAGTGTGAAATTTCATTATCTCAATTTGATTGAGGGCGGATACCCCTCGGTCCTGCAAGGAACCTCTCAACAGGATCTTATTCTTTGCCGAAATGTTTTTATCTATTTCGATAATCCCACTGTTGACAGCATTGTAGAGCGATTTGCCCGATGTTTGGCTCCAGGGGGCATTCTAGTTACTGGAGCCTGTGATTATGTCCCTAATCACATACCTGGCCTGGTTTATCGTCATGAGGGAGATACTTTCTTTTTTGAAAAATCTAAGGAAGATAATCTGGGTATGAGTGAGGCTTCCAATACTTATAAGCCCACCCCCCCTGTTCAAACCAGACCGCAAACCAGTGACTACAAAGCTACGCCGATACGTGAGACAGCCAGTGAGACGTTGAGTGCGCCGAACTTGGATGGGTTAATGTCATCCTTGTGTACGGGGGATTATGACACCGTTTTAAAGCAGACTGAACGTCTAAGCCCGATCCAGACACAACACCACATCCCTCTACTGAGACGGGCACAAGGACTTTCAGCCCTGGGACAGTTGGATGAGGCCAAAGCTGTCTTACAAGCATTGGTCGATAGGGATGAATTGAATGAAGAGGCCCATTTTTTATTGGGTTTGGTGGCGATGGAGCAGGGGAATGAAAAAGTCGCTGAAGAAGAGTTGCGAAAGGTCATGCTGCTGAGCCGAAACCATCTTCTTAGCCACTATCACATGGGTTTTTTGAAAATCAATCAAGGACGTGTTGAGGCTGGAGAGCGGTTATTAAATCGGGCGTTGACGCTTCTCAAGGCTGAGCAGGATGTTCATATGGTGTTGGATCCTATTGCGCGTTTGACCATTATGGAGCTCCGGGATCAACTCAGTCAGTATCTGGAGAATGATCATGTCCAGTGA